The nucleotide window GGCGTTAGCATATTTATCGATTATAAATAATATGTAGCGTATATCTACGCTGATTGTACGTTGAAGATCGGGTTCGAAGACGATGTCTCCACTCATTGCTTCCCAGTTTCCGTCGAAAGCGGCACCGATCAGTTCCCCGTTTGCATTTATAACGGGGCTGCCTGAATTACCTCCGGTGATATCATTATTAGAGATAAAGCAGCAGGGCATTTCTCCGTTTTTCATTGCATAAGGGCCGAAATCTTTGGTTTCGTACAATTTTTTCAATTTTTCAGGTACTACAAATTCCCAGTTATTGGGATCTTCTTTTTCCATTACGCCTTTGAGTGTAGTATAATAATTATCGATGATACCGTCGGCAGGAGAGTAAGGCAGTACCTGTCCGTAAGTAAGACGAATCGAGAAATTGGCGTCGGGATAGGCCGGTTTATCCGCGTTCATTTCGAGTAATCCTTTGATGTATTCTTTGTTGGCCAACGCAAAATCATTATTATAAGGAATCAGTTCTTGTGTGAGTTCATATCCTTTTTTCGAAACAGAGCGGGAGAACATAATCATAGGATCGTTCTCGATTGCTTTTACAGTAGGCTTTTTTAGGAATTTTTCGAAATTTTCATCACTACCGAAAATCGATTTTTTAAAACAATCATCGATAAATTTATCAGTGTTTCCTTTGTACTTTTTATCGATATATGCAAAAATGTCGGGACGATCAGCAGGGGGAATATCCTTCATATAAGCCTTCAGCATTGCTTTGGCAACTCGGTTGTCTACTTTGCGGTTATAATCTTTATTGGCAAATATTTGGTAACTTTCTTTCAGGTTATCGAGTTCTTTGGCGATTATGTCTTTATTTTTACTTTTAATCGCTTTTACTAATTTAGGACTGATATAAGGTACTTTTCTGAATTCTATACCTTGATACAATGCTTCGGTAAGTGTCCGTAACTGATATTTTATAGAATCGGTATTTTCTATAGCTACTTTCAGGCTGTCGAGGGCTCTCAGGTATTCGGGTTTATTGTTATCCAGCGCCCATTTTCGGAATGCCGCTTCTTCTTTTTCTTTCTGACCGATAACATCGAGTTTATCGATGCCCCGGTTCATTCCGATAGAGTTTTTCCAGTAATTACTCGAAGCGGCATATTTTGCCGAATATTGAATACGCACTTGCGGATCGGCTAACATTTCGTCGAGCATTTCCTTTTGGCGTACATCCCTTATTTTTATCATACGGTCGTTGATGATATTTCTCCGTTGTTTTACTTCCCATGAAGTATAGTAACGGTTTGTTGTTCCCGGAAATCCCATAATCATGGCAAAATCGTTTTCTTCAATACCTTTCAGAGATATATTCAAGAACCGTTTAGGTTTCAGGGGAACGTTTTCGGGGGAATACTCTGCCGGTTTCCCGTCTTTGCCCATGTATACGCGGAATAGGGAAAAATCGCCGGTATGACGGGGCCACATCCAGTTATCGGTATCGGCTCCGAATTTACCGATCGACGAAGGGGGGGCTCCTACCATACGTACGTCGTTATATACATTCATTGTAAACATAAAGTAACGGTTTCCGCCATAAAACGGTTTTATGACTACCTCTACATAAGGATGTTCCTCGAGATATTCTTTACCGATGCGATTAACCGCTATTTCGTGAAGGAATTTAGTATCGAAAGGTTTCATAATATTGCTTGTACTGTCTTTCTCCAATTCTGTCTTCACTATGTCGGTTACTTCTTCGATTTTGTCGATAAAACGTACCTGTAATCCCGGAGTAGGGAGTTCTTCACTGCGGTTCATCGCCCAAAAACCGTCTTTCAAATAATCGTGTTCTACCGTACTGTGCTGTTGTATCGACCCGTATCCGCAGTGGTGGTTGGTGAGGATAAGGCCTTCCGGAGAAATGACCTCACCGGTACAACCGCCGCCGAAAATTACGATAGCGTCTTTTAACGAGGTGCTGTCGGGATTATATATATCGTCGACATCGAGTTTCAGTCCCAGTTCTTTTAGTTTTTCGGCATTTTGTTGTTTCAGTAACGGAAGCAACCACATGCCTTCATCTGCTTTAACAGGTGCGAATAAAGTCGCGAATGCCAGTGGCAGAATCAGTTTGTTTAGTTTCATAAGTTTTGGTTTTATGGTTGTATATTAAATTAATTTTTCATGAATAAGTTCCATCCTATATCCAGCCAAACGATACGGTTGTCGCGGCTTTTTACCGTGCGTTTATATAACGATGCCGTATCTACGACCGTAATTTCTCGAGAAGAACCCAGCCAATCGTCTATGCTCAGATTAACATATCCTTTCCCTTTGCATATAATTTGATTGATACCGGTATCTATCCGGTATCGAGAGCGTATCGTACCTTGTGCTGTGGTAACATCGGTAATATATGTTCCATTGCATTGTAAGGTAGTAGATGGTGTCATTCTGAAAGCGAGACCGCCTTTTACTTGTCCGGTCCATCCGTTACGCTTTTTCCCTTTTTTATCGGCTTGTATTTCATCATGAAATACGCAGCCGTTAATATCTATGCATATCCACTTTAAAGGTTCGAATGCCATTTCGGTTTCTAACCCTGTAGTTCGGGAATTATACAGATTCGATATGGTGGTCATATCGGGTCCGGTGAGCAAAGATACGATAGAATTTTTCCTGTTACGGTAAAAAACTGAAAATTTCATTTCTGAGAAGCGGGATATTCTATAATAGTATCCTATATTCAGACTATTGGTAATTTCCGGTTTTAACAGCGGGTTACCCTGTATTTTGTCGGCAGGATCGCTTTCATCGATAAAGGGGTTCAGTTCAGCGATGGTCGGTCGGTTGGTACGTTGCGCGTATTGAGCAGAAAATGTATGCTTATCGAAACAGAATTCTGCTAAAATGTTGGGGTACAGATGCCAGTAATCATAAGCCGTTTTTGCATCCGTATCTATCCGGGATACGACCCGGTGAACATATTCTCCTCTTAATCCTATTTCTAATTTCAATATTTCGTCGAAGTTCATTTCTCCCTGTAAATAGAGAGCTTGTATGTTGCGTGTCAATTTTGTTTTCCAGGAAGCGGACGGAACTTCAGAAAAAATATCGTTAGAAAACATTTCTTTTAAGTTGCGGCTATTATTCTGTAGTATTCTAGACATATAACCCGTATGTAGTTTAAAAATATCGTTTACCTCGGAACTAAAGTCTATACGGGCATCATATTCGTTAGAATTCTGGTCGATAAAAAGGTTATCTCGTATCAAATTTGGTTTGGGAACGATAATGGTTCTATCGTAAGCATTATTTTCGTCATAAAGAGTATGCCGGTAAGAAAAGTCTGTATTTATACGGTTTTTCCCTGATTTGCCTATGCTTTGTATATAAAAGATATTTGCAGATAAATTGTTGTTTTTGAGATTGTTATTTCTAACAATGCGTAATTCTTTAGGAGGTTCTGTATTATGTATATTCCCGATACGGTCGTAACGGGTTTGGTAAAAGAATAAAGTTGTTCCCGCTTTTCTGTAATTTTTCTCCGCATTCTCGTATTTAAAACCTAAATCTGCAAATACAGTTTCGGGGCGTGCTTTTGCCGTATTATCTTGTAACTGGGTTGATTCTTTATCACTGTTTCTGTTTTTTACAATCGTATTGTCGAATGAGCGTGTCCGGTATTCTTTTTTATATTCGGCACCAGCATCGAAAGACCAGTGATTTCCAAACGGCATTCCTATTTTTACACCTGCCTGGTAGCGATCGTTGTTTGCTGTTGCCGCATGTACACTTGTTGTAAAATTTTGAGTATAATTGCGTTTGAGTATAATATCGATGATTCCTCCATCGCCGTCGGGAATATTTTTAGCTCCGGTTCTCGGTATGTTTTCGGTAACGATACGATCTATGGCTGCAACAGGTAATTGTATGACGACTTCGTCGCGTTTTTCCCCCATCAATGCGGTCGGTCGTCCATCGATAAGAATACTTATTTTATCCGATCCCCGTAGTCTGATTATACCGTCGATTTCGCAATCTATCGATGGGATACGGGAAAGTAACGCATTTAGTGAAGCGCTGTTGGGGTGTATAACTTCACGGGGAAACGTAGTTGCCAGTGTTCCTCTACCTATTTTATGAGGATAAATGGTAGTTATATCTACTTCGTCGAGTTGACGATGCAGAGGAATTGAATCATTTATTGCGAATGTGTTGGAAATGTAAAATAAAGCTGTTATGCAGATTATCGCTGCTAAGGCGCGTTGCATCATGTGTAAAACCGTAACCTGATTAATTTTTGCAAAGGTAACGATTTTTGATAAAGCAGCAAGCGTGCTATTCGTAATAATCTATTGTCCGGGTAGCCTGAGAGGTGACAATGCCCTTTTCTGTAATCTGTTTTTGGGTCCAGTTTCCTTGTTTGTCGTAGCGGTATCCTATTAGCGATATAGCGGGTGAAATATTATTTGGGTCGGTTATGGTAATAGATACCGGGTTTCCGTAACGATCGTACTTTGTAACGGTATCGATTGTTCCCCCTGGTGCGAATTGTTTTGTTTCCGAATTGTTTATATTGCCGACAGAGTCGAGTGATGCGTTATATGTTTCGGTTATTTCATTATTTTTACCGGTACGGGTATAACTTGTAACATGTCCGGCAGAATCGTATTGTAAAGTTATGGTATATTTGAGTTTGTTTCTTCCGTCGAAAAATCTTTTCAGAGTATTGTAACCTTTATTGTCGTAAATGAGTTCTTCTTTTTCTACCGGAAAATTAAACGAATTGTATTTTGTTATTTCGACAGGTGCATTTTGTGCATTGTATTTATATGTAATTTGGGATTTAGGATAAAAAGCACCTCGATAGACATTTACCTGTATGCAGTTACCCGAGTTGTCATAACTGTATACGACTCTTGTTACTAAGTTGCCGTACATATCGGTGTAGTCGGCTTTTGAAACCAGGCCTTGCGAGTTTAGTTCGAGATTGACAGCACCGATAAGAGTATTATCGAGGCTGAGCATTTGTTGTTCTATGCGCAGGCCGTTGCGGTTATATTTGTCTATGAGTATATAGCTTGCCGTATCTTGTGAAGCCCCTGTTTCTGAAAACAAATAAGTCGTATGTACATGAGACACTTTTCCCTTGAGGTCTGATTCAAATTGCTGGGTTTCATAAGATCCTTCTCCATTTTCTTCCTGGGCCATAATCGTACAGAACTGAAATAAAAATAAAAGTAATAGACCGGTATATTTCATTTGATTTATTTTTTAATTATCCAACAACGAGAATGCGATGAATGTTTGATTTATATCCGGTAATTTCAGTTATCTTTGTCTTTATAGGAAATTTTTTTTATACTCGTTAAAATAATGAAGATAAAATATGAAACTTACTGACGATTGGTTTACCGCACTTTCTGAGAATGAAGCGGGCGATATGATGGTTGTATGCGGCAGGGATAATATTACTCCTTTTATCGAATCGGGAAAATTTAAGGAAAGGGCTGAAGTTTATTGGCGTTACAAGGGGGAAACGAAAGGAATGCCTTCGGATGAGGAGGCCCGCCGGATGGAACCCGTGCAAGAAGCTTTAAAAAAAGCGATGGAAAAAGATAAACTGGCTATACTTACGGGGGTTTATACCGGAGGAGACGAACGTATTTGGGTATTTTATACGCGAAATGTGCCAGCCTTTGGCCAAATGCTTAATAAAGCGTTAGAGCCTTTTGAATTACTGCCCATTGAAATTTATACGGAGAAGGATCCCGACTGGACCGAATATCATGAAATGTATGAATTGAAACCTGAAAACGGCGAAGGCGATACCGAAGAGGATTATTAGAATTTATGCTGTTTTTTATCGATAATTGAGAGATATCCCAGTTTATATAAAGCGAAAATTTTCAGATTCGGGTGCTCTCCCGTCAGATTCTTCAACATAAGATTATTGCTTATATGAAAACCGGCTTGTAACAGAAAATGCAATCCGGTTTTTTTTAGTTTTAAATATAAATTCAGTATCCTGACGTGTTTTATAAGAATGTCTTTATGACGTAATGAATTTTCGAGGCTTTTATGTGTTTTTTCGAGGAATTCATCGTTAGTGTCTATACCTTCATGATAAATGGGATTGTTTATATGCAGTAATGATATATTCAGAGTTTGTAACTGTTTCCCAAAAAAGGTGTCTTCATGTCCGTATTGTGTAAAATTTTCATTGAATCGGATTTGTTGAAAAATTTGGCGGTTAATTAAAAAACTGCTGCTAACAAATTGCCCGTATGGATTCTTTTTACGTTCGTCCGAATTTTTTTCTTCTGTTTTTATCCCGTAATAATACCGTAAGGTATGCTTTTTGTCTGGTTTTTTTCTTCTGATTTTTAATCCTCCACAAACGACATCAGCCGATTTCCCGGCTTCGATATATCGGGCAAGAAAATCTTTTGTAACTGGCATTGTATCGGAATCGAG belongs to Coprobacter tertius and includes:
- a CDS encoding S46 family peptidase, which produces MKLNKLILPLAFATLFAPVKADEGMWLLPLLKQQNAEKLKELGLKLDVDDIYNPDSTSLKDAIVIFGGGCTGEVISPEGLILTNHHCGYGSIQQHSTVEHDYLKDGFWAMNRSEELPTPGLQVRFIDKIEEVTDIVKTELEKDSTSNIMKPFDTKFLHEIAVNRIGKEYLEEHPYVEVVIKPFYGGNRYFMFTMNVYNDVRMVGAPPSSIGKFGADTDNWMWPRHTGDFSLFRVYMGKDGKPAEYSPENVPLKPKRFLNISLKGIEENDFAMIMGFPGTTNRYYTSWEVKQRRNIINDRMIKIRDVRQKEMLDEMLADPQVRIQYSAKYAASSNYWKNSIGMNRGIDKLDVIGQKEKEEAAFRKWALDNNKPEYLRALDSLKVAIENTDSIKYQLRTLTEALYQGIEFRKVPYISPKLVKAIKSKNKDIIAKELDNLKESYQIFANKDYNRKVDNRVAKAMLKAYMKDIPPADRPDIFAYIDKKYKGNTDKFIDDCFKKSIFGSDENFEKFLKKPTVKAIENDPMIMFSRSVSKKGYELTQELIPYNNDFALANKEYIKGLLEMNADKPAYPDANFSIRLTYGQVLPYSPADGIIDNYYTTLKGVMEKEDPNNWEFVVPEKLKKLYETKDFGPYAMKNGEMPCCFISNNDITGGNSGSPVINANGELIGAAFDGNWEAMSGDIVFEPDLQRTISVDIRYILFIIDKYANAGHLLKEMNLVK
- a CDS encoding outer membrane beta-barrel family protein codes for the protein MMQRALAAIICITALFYISNTFAINDSIPLHRQLDEVDITTIYPHKIGRGTLATTFPREVIHPNSASLNALLSRIPSIDCEIDGIIRLRGSDKISILIDGRPTALMGEKRDEVVIQLPVAAIDRIVTENIPRTGAKNIPDGDGGIIDIILKRNYTQNFTTSVHAATANNDRYQAGVKIGMPFGNHWSFDAGAEYKKEYRTRSFDNTIVKNRNSDKESTQLQDNTAKARPETVFADLGFKYENAEKNYRKAGTTLFFYQTRYDRIGNIHNTEPPKELRIVRNNNLKNNNLSANIFYIQSIGKSGKNRINTDFSYRHTLYDENNAYDRTIIVPKPNLIRDNLFIDQNSNEYDARIDFSSEVNDIFKLHTGYMSRILQNNSRNLKEMFSNDIFSEVPSASWKTKLTRNIQALYLQGEMNFDEILKLEIGLRGEYVHRVVSRIDTDAKTAYDYWHLYPNILAEFCFDKHTFSAQYAQRTNRPTIAELNPFIDESDPADKIQGNPLLKPEITNSLNIGYYYRISRFSEMKFSVFYRNRKNSIVSLLTGPDMTTISNLYNSRTTGLETEMAFEPLKWICIDINGCVFHDEIQADKKGKKRNGWTGQVKGGLAFRMTPSTTLQCNGTYITDVTTAQGTIRSRYRIDTGINQIICKGKGYVNLSIDDWLGSSREITVVDTASLYKRTVKSRDNRIVWLDIGWNLFMKN
- a CDS encoding DUF695 domain-containing protein, with amino-acid sequence MKLTDDWFTALSENEAGDMMVVCGRDNITPFIESGKFKERAEVYWRYKGETKGMPSDEEARRMEPVQEALKKAMEKDKLAILTGVYTGGDERIWVFYTRNVPAFGQMLNKALEPFELLPIEIYTEKDPDWTEYHEMYELKPENGEGDTEEDY
- a CDS encoding glycosyltransferase family 2 protein, with product MLSILIPTYNYNCLSLVEELHQQGQKLGISVEIIVADDNSKEENKQENRKMNLLPKCRYIELDQNIGIARIRNFLADQAHYPYILFLDSDTMPVTKDFLARYIEAGKSADVVCGGLKIRRKKPDKKHTLRYYYGIKTEEKNSDERKKNPYGQFVSSSFLINRQIFQQIRFNENFTQYGHEDTFFGKQLQTLNISLLHINNPIYHEGIDTNDEFLEKTHKSLENSLRHKDILIKHVRILNLYLKLKKTGLHFLLQAGFHISNNLMLKNLTGEHPNLKIFALYKLGYLSIIDKKQHKF